Proteins from a single region of Crassaminicella profunda:
- the gdhA gene encoding NADP-specific glutamate dehydrogenase, with amino-acid sequence MPYVQEILEKVKKRNPGEAEFHQAVEEVLHSLKPVIEKHPEYKKIGLIERFVEPERVVMFRVPWLDDQGQVHVNRGFRVQFSSAIGPYKGGLRFHPSVYLGIIKFLGFEQILKNSLTGLPIGGGKGGSDFDPKGKSDTEVMKFCQSFMNELYRHIGQDLDVPAGDIGVGAREVGYLFGQYKKIKNQYEAGVLTGKGLTYGGSLARKEATGFGLIYFVREMLAAHGMDYKNKTVVISGAGNVAIYACQKAQEYGAKVIAMCDSSGYIIDEEGIKLDTVKQLKEVERKRIKEYVNIHKNAKYFEGQQGIWSIPCDIALPCATQNDIHIENAKKLVDNGVKAIGEGANMPCTNEAVEYFLENQVLLAPAKAANAGGVATSALEMSQNSMRLHWSFEEVNEKLDHIMVNIFKASQSAAKEYGLSGNYVAGANIAGFLKVADAMMAQGIV; translated from the coding sequence ATGCCTTATGTACAAGAAATCTTAGAAAAAGTAAAAAAAAGAAATCCTGGTGAAGCAGAATTTCATCAAGCAGTAGAAGAAGTTCTACACTCATTAAAACCTGTTATTGAAAAACATCCTGAGTACAAAAAAATAGGATTAATCGAAAGATTTGTTGAGCCTGAAAGAGTAGTTATGTTTAGAGTTCCATGGTTAGATGATCAAGGACAGGTCCATGTAAATAGAGGTTTTAGAGTACAATTTAGCAGTGCCATTGGTCCTTATAAAGGAGGTCTCAGATTTCATCCATCTGTATACTTAGGAATTATAAAATTCTTAGGCTTCGAACAAATCTTAAAAAATTCATTAACAGGTCTTCCCATCGGTGGCGGTAAAGGTGGCTCAGACTTTGATCCTAAAGGAAAATCTGATACAGAAGTTATGAAGTTCTGTCAAAGTTTTATGAATGAATTGTATAGACATATTGGTCAAGATTTAGACGTACCTGCTGGAGATATTGGTGTGGGTGCTAGGGAAGTAGGATATCTTTTTGGTCAATATAAGAAAATTAAAAATCAATATGAAGCTGGTGTACTTACAGGTAAGGGACTTACATATGGTGGTTCTTTAGCTAGAAAAGAAGCTACAGGCTTTGGCCTCATTTACTTTGTAAGAGAAATGCTAGCCGCTCATGGAATGGATTATAAGAATAAAACCGTTGTCATCTCAGGTGCTGGTAACGTTGCTATATATGCTTGTCAAAAAGCTCAAGAATATGGTGCAAAAGTAATTGCCATGTGTGATTCTTCTGGCTACATTATTGATGAAGAAGGAATTAAATTAGATACAGTGAAACAACTCAAAGAAGTAGAACGAAAGAGAATTAAAGAATATGTAAATATTCACAAAAACGCAAAATATTTTGAAGGTCAGCAAGGAATTTGGAGTATTCCATGTGATATTGCTCTTCCTTGTGCTACTCAAAATGATATTCATATTGAAAATGCTAAAAAACTAGTAGACAATGGTGTTAAAGCAATTGGTGAAGGTGCCAATATGCCTTGTACAAATGAAGCTGTAGAGTATTTCTTAGAAAATCAGGTATTATTAGCTCCTGCAAAAGCTGCAAATGCTGGTGGTGTTGCAACTTCAGCCCTTGAAATGTCCCAAAACAGCATGAGACTCCATTGGTCCTTTGAAGAGGTTAATGAAAAATTGGATCATATCATGGTAAATATTTTTAAAGCTTCCCAATCTGCTGCAAAAGAATATGGTTTGTCTGGTAATTATGTAGCTGGTGCAAATATTGCAGGTTTCTTAAAAGTAGCTGATGCCATGATGGCACAAGGGATTGTGTAA
- a CDS encoding HD-GYP domain-containing protein, which yields MRLIPTRFVKDGMYLAQTLNDMNNRVLLQKGVELSQNLVKKIEGNGIYSIYINDEYSDNEIEDIISPRLRNTAIKTIKDTFNHLNKYMNQNNNTIAAKRLKDTGEKNIQSLNKISKEITEEVFDSGNVLINLVDIKSLDNYTYQHSVNVAVLSLILGIEIGLNKNELYDLCIGAMLHDVGKAFIPKEILLKRGMLTAEEFKIIKQHSKKGYDYLKENYELNANIKLIAYQHHEKVDGTGYPNGYKEDKINKLAKIVAITDAYDAMVSDTPYKPAVAPNEALEFIMGSAGRYFDFQMVKLFAKKVIPYPVGSMVKLSNGEIGVVEEIQSEFPLRPKVKVVKQRAVTVEMKTVDLMKEKNVVIEELIYEVPNVNVPRKMGEKNSFKSVIE from the coding sequence ATGAGACTTATACCAACTCGTTTTGTAAAAGATGGGATGTATTTAGCACAAACTTTAAATGACATGAATAATAGAGTATTGCTTCAAAAAGGTGTTGAATTGAGCCAAAATCTTGTAAAGAAAATAGAAGGAAATGGAATATACAGTATATATATTAATGATGAATATAGTGATAATGAGATTGAAGATATCATTAGTCCTAGACTAAGAAATACAGCAATCAAAACTATTAAGGACACATTTAATCATTTAAATAAGTATATGAATCAGAACAATAATACGATAGCAGCGAAAAGGCTTAAGGATACAGGAGAAAAAAATATTCAATCTTTAAATAAAATTTCTAAAGAAATAACAGAAGAAGTTTTTGATAGCGGTAATGTATTAATCAATTTAGTGGATATTAAGAGTTTGGATAATTATACTTATCAACATTCTGTAAATGTTGCTGTATTATCTTTGATTTTAGGAATAGAAATTGGACTTAATAAAAATGAATTATATGATTTATGTATAGGAGCAATGTTGCATGATGTTGGCAAAGCCTTTATACCGAAAGAAATTCTTTTGAAAAGAGGAATGTTAACAGCGGAAGAATTTAAAATCATTAAGCAACATTCAAAGAAGGGCTATGATTATTTAAAAGAAAATTATGAATTAAATGCAAATATTAAATTGATTGCCTATCAACATCATGAAAAAGTAGATGGAACAGGATATCCCAATGGATACAAAGAGGATAAAATAAATAAATTAGCAAAAATTGTTGCAATTACAGATGCTTATGATGCCATGGTTTCTGATACGCCATATAAACCAGCAGTGGCTCCAAATGAAGCATTAGAATTTATTATGGGCAGTGCAGGCAGATATTTTGATTTTCAGATGGTAAAACTTTTTGCAAAGAAAGTAATTCCATATCCAGTAGGAAGCATGGTAAAATTAAGTAATGGAGAGATTGGGGTAGTAGAAGAAATACAATCAGAGTTTCCATTAAGACCTAAAGTGAAAGTCGTAAAACAAAGGGCTGTTACAGTAGAAATGAAGACAGTTGATTTGATGAAAGAAAAGAATGTGGTTATTGAAGAATTAATCTATGAAGTACCTAATGTAAATGTTCCTCGTAAAATGGGAGAGAAAAATTCTTTTAAAAGTGTTATAGAATGA
- the queG gene encoding tRNA epoxyqueuosine(34) reductase QueG, which translates to MKKKLETFCKKLHIDNVGIAPVVPYKDLEKILKHRIEKGYITGMEEKDLKKRVDPKETMKDAASIIVCLFPYFTGNRKEANIAKYTYGLDYHIIIKEKLQKIGEFLKSHMQGFDYEPFVDTGPLVDRYLAYSAGLGYFGINNHILTDQYGSYVFIGYMINNYPFEVDRPLNQTCIQCGECIKKCPGNAILGNFEVDPRKCISFITQKKEALTEEEINILRKNKMIFGCDICQDVCPHNQNIAHTNIKEFQENLVYTLKEKDVEELSNKAFKRKYGDRSFSWRGKKVILRNFHVLNTKDE; encoded by the coding sequence GTGAAAAAAAAACTAGAGACATTTTGTAAAAAATTGCATATAGATAATGTAGGAATTGCACCAGTAGTTCCTTATAAAGATTTAGAAAAAATATTAAAGCACAGAATAGAAAAAGGATATATTACAGGGATGGAGGAAAAAGATTTAAAAAAGAGAGTTGATCCGAAAGAAACGATGAAAGATGCAGCATCCATAATAGTATGTTTATTTCCTTATTTTACAGGAAATCGGAAGGAAGCTAATATTGCTAAATATACCTATGGTTTGGACTATCATATTATTATCAAAGAAAAACTTCAAAAAATAGGAGAATTTTTAAAAAGTCATATGCAAGGCTTTGATTATGAACCATTTGTAGATACAGGACCTCTTGTGGATCGATATTTAGCCTATTCAGCAGGATTAGGGTATTTTGGTATAAATAATCATATCCTAACAGATCAATATGGCTCTTATGTGTTTATTGGATATATGATCAATAACTATCCTTTTGAAGTGGATAGGCCTTTAAATCAAACTTGTATTCAATGTGGCGAATGTATAAAAAAATGTCCAGGAAATGCGATCCTAGGAAACTTTGAAGTAGATCCAAGAAAGTGTATATCTTTTATTACACAAAAAAAAGAAGCTTTGACGGAGGAAGAAATAAATATTTTAAGGAAAAATAAAATGATATTTGGATGTGATATTTGTCAAGATGTGTGTCCACACAATCAAAACATTGCGCATACCAATATAAAAGAATTTCAGGAGAATTTAGTGTATACCCTTAAGGAAAAGGATGTGGAAGAGCTATCTAATAAAGCATTTAAAAGGAAATATGGAGATAGATCCTTTAGCTGGAGAGGAAAAAAAGTCATTTTAAGGAATTTTCATGTTCTAAATACAAAGGATGAATAA
- the addA gene encoding helicase-exonuclease AddAB subunit AddA — MVMWTDDQKSAIDARGSNLLVAAAAGSGKTAVLVERIIQMIIKDQIDIDKLLIVTFTNAAAGEMRERIGAAILQQLEKKDENEEHLRRQINLLNRASISTLHSFCIDVVRKYFHLIDIDPNFRIGDSTETSIMKMEMLEELFEKEYEKEDKNFLGLVERFGGNKEDTPLQDLTLKLYGFIQSQPYPKEWLQERVEEFHLDIDGFKETNWHKIILKQIQISLIGANELFIEAKSLCQKPNGPEGYMDAILEDIALTDELRNALGIGLDAFYQELKDVKHKRLGRVSKEVDEDLKEEVKGLREQGKDIIKNIREELLTKSPKEYIRDLNELYPFMQYLYQLVCEFDAGYHEKKVERGIVDFNDLEHYALAILENEQAAKEYERRYEYIFVDEYQDSNIVQETILDFIKRDNNLFMVGDVKQSIYRFRLADPSLFIGKYETFESKSESLNRRIDLSKNFRSRSEVIDGVNFIFKNIMTKEFGEIDYDERAHLYKGVEHKPIEDAAIELNIIEKNEESHEVDEILEEMEDIEVEARIVAKRIKELLKKEIYDQKLESYRKITYKDMVVLLRTTKNWAQTFLEVFIEEGIPAYADVNTGYFEAIEVNIFMNLLKVIDNKRQDIPLLSVMRSSVGGFDTEELIKIRIESNANSYFEAIEEYISKEDDILVNKCMKFLEKIKKYKTLARYIHIDELIWKLLKETGYYDYVGAMPGGIQRQANLKILVDRARQFENTSIKGLFNFIKFIDKLKNSSGDMGTAKTLGENDEVVRIMSIHKSKGLEFPAVIVAGLGKQFNLMDVNAQVLFHKDLGIGPRYVDPNRRQYTDTIAKIAMKNKIKIESLSEEMRILYVALTRAKDKLILVGSIRNIEKSAKKWTKRMNPFYLSRGKSYLDWIGTALIRHEDGQTLRDLAGVYWNEEMLYEDHSRWNIEKIDKKHIQLEEMEKRINKLAFKKFLEDFENKKIEDDDFVAKRLNWHYPNHIATKIPSKLSVTEIKRISTSKLDGIGMNIPALIKRPKFIEGKKQLTGAEKGTIIHFVMQHLDIKNIENKEKIEEQIKKMVRDELLKPEEAAEVDVLRIIRFFESSIGKRMHAANHVFREVPFNFVKKANEVILDTESCEESLLIQGVIDCYFEEGDGYVLVDYKSDYVTTEQKEEIVEKYKIQVELYKQALEKITKKTVKESYLYLFHLNEEVKI, encoded by the coding sequence ATGGTTATGTGGACGGATGATCAAAAAAGTGCTATTGATGCGAGAGGCAGCAATCTTTTGGTTGCAGCAGCAGCCGGTTCTGGGAAGACTGCTGTATTGGTTGAAAGAATTATACAAATGATTATAAAAGATCAAATAGATATAGATAAATTACTCATTGTAACTTTTACAAATGCAGCAGCAGGAGAGATGAGAGAAAGAATAGGAGCGGCTATTTTACAACAATTAGAAAAGAAGGATGAAAATGAAGAACATTTAAGAAGACAAATAAATCTATTAAATAGAGCATCTATAAGTACCCTCCATTCATTTTGTATTGATGTAGTAAGAAAATATTTCCATTTGATTGATATAGATCCTAATTTTCGTATAGGAGATAGTACAGAAACCAGCATTATGAAGATGGAAATGTTAGAGGAGTTATTTGAAAAAGAATATGAAAAAGAAGATAAAAATTTTTTAGGACTCGTTGAGCGATTTGGAGGAAATAAAGAAGATACTCCTCTGCAGGATTTAACTTTAAAATTATATGGGTTTATTCAGAGTCAGCCCTATCCAAAAGAATGGCTTCAAGAAAGGGTAGAAGAATTTCATTTAGATATAGATGGGTTTAAAGAAACCAACTGGCATAAGATTATTTTAAAACAGATTCAAATATCACTCATAGGAGCCAATGAATTATTTATTGAAGCAAAATCTTTATGCCAAAAGCCTAATGGACCTGAAGGATATATGGATGCAATTCTTGAGGATATAGCTTTAACAGATGAATTAAGGAATGCATTAGGAATAGGACTGGATGCCTTTTATCAGGAATTAAAAGATGTAAAGCATAAAAGATTAGGAAGAGTCTCAAAAGAGGTTGATGAAGATTTAAAGGAAGAAGTAAAAGGATTAAGGGAACAAGGAAAAGACATTATAAAAAACATTCGTGAGGAACTTCTTACAAAGAGTCCTAAAGAATATATAAGGGATTTGAATGAATTATATCCTTTTATGCAATACTTATATCAATTAGTATGTGAATTTGATGCTGGTTATCATGAGAAAAAAGTAGAGCGAGGAATTGTAGATTTTAATGACCTTGAGCATTATGCGTTAGCCATTTTAGAAAATGAACAAGCAGCCAAAGAATATGAAAGAAGATATGAGTATATTTTTGTAGATGAGTATCAGGATAGTAACATTGTACAAGAAACTATACTAGATTTTATTAAAAGAGACAATAATCTATTTATGGTAGGAGATGTAAAACAAAGTATTTATCGATTTAGATTAGCAGATCCTTCTCTTTTTATAGGAAAATATGAAACCTTTGAAAGTAAGTCCGAATCTTTAAATCGAAGAATCGATTTGAGCAAAAACTTTAGAAGTCGATCAGAAGTGATTGATGGCGTAAACTTTATTTTTAAAAATATCATGACCAAGGAATTTGGTGAAATTGACTATGATGAAAGAGCGCATCTTTATAAAGGAGTAGAACATAAGCCAATAGAAGATGCAGCTATTGAACTAAATATAATAGAAAAGAATGAAGAAAGTCATGAAGTAGATGAAATATTAGAGGAAATGGAAGATATAGAAGTTGAGGCAAGAATTGTTGCAAAAAGAATCAAAGAATTACTAAAGAAAGAAATTTACGATCAAAAGCTTGAGAGTTACAGGAAAATCACGTATAAGGATATGGTGGTGCTACTTCGAACGACAAAAAACTGGGCACAAACATTTTTAGAAGTTTTTATAGAAGAAGGGATTCCAGCTTATGCCGATGTAAATACGGGGTATTTTGAAGCCATAGAAGTAAATATTTTTATGAACTTATTAAAGGTTATCGATAATAAAAGACAAGATATTCCACTCCTTAGTGTGATGCGTTCTTCCGTAGGGGGATTTGATACAGAAGAACTTATAAAAATTCGAATCGAAAGTAATGCGAATTCTTATTTTGAAGCAATAGAAGAATATATCAGTAAAGAGGATGACATTCTTGTAAATAAATGTATGAAGTTTTTAGAAAAAATTAAGAAATATAAAACGTTAGCTAGATATATTCATATAGATGAATTGATTTGGAAGCTTTTAAAAGAAACCGGGTATTATGACTATGTAGGGGCTATGCCTGGAGGAATACAAAGACAAGCTAATTTGAAAATTTTGGTAGATAGAGCAAGGCAGTTTGAGAATACATCTATAAAGGGATTATTTAATTTTATAAAATTTATTGATAAATTAAAAAATAGTAGTGGAGACATGGGAACAGCCAAAACATTAGGAGAAAATGATGAAGTTGTTCGGATTATGAGTATCCATAAAAGCAAAGGTTTAGAGTTTCCAGCAGTGATTGTAGCAGGACTTGGAAAACAATTTAATTTAATGGATGTAAACGCTCAAGTATTATTCCACAAGGATTTAGGGATTGGACCGAGATATGTAGATCCTAATAGGAGACAATATACAGATACAATTGCAAAAATTGCCATGAAAAACAAAATTAAGATAGAAAGTTTATCAGAAGAAATGCGTATTTTATATGTTGCATTAACTAGGGCAAAGGATAAACTTATATTAGTAGGATCCATAAGAAATATAGAAAAATCAGCAAAAAAATGGACAAAAAGGATGAATCCATTTTACTTATCTCGTGGAAAAAGCTATCTAGATTGGATAGGAACTGCTCTCATTCGTCATGAAGATGGACAAACCTTAAGAGATTTGGCAGGTGTTTATTGGAATGAAGAAATGCTTTATGAAGATCATTCAAGATGGAATATAGAAAAAATAGATAAAAAACATATTCAATTGGAAGAAATGGAAAAAAGAATTAATAAATTAGCATTTAAAAAATTTTTAGAGGACTTTGAAAATAAAAAAATAGAAGATGATGATTTTGTAGCGAAGCGATTAAATTGGCATTATCCAAACCATATAGCAACTAAAATTCCTTCGAAACTTTCTGTAACAGAGATCAAAAGAATATCAACTAGTAAACTGGATGGTATAGGGATGAATATTCCGGCTCTTATCAAAAGGCCTAAGTTTATAGAAGGGAAAAAACAGCTTACAGGGGCAGAGAAAGGAACAATCATTCATTTTGTTATGCAGCATCTTGATATTAAGAATATAGAGAATAAGGAAAAAATAGAAGAACAAATAAAAAAAATGGTAAGAGATGAGCTGTTAAAACCTGAAGAAGCAGCTGAAGTAGATGTTTTAAGAATCATTCGATTTTTTGAAAGTAGTATTGGAAAAAGGATGCATGCAGCCAATCATGTTTTTCGAGAAGTTCCTTTTAACTTTGTAAAAAAAGCAAATGAGGTAATATTAGATACAGAAAGCTGTGAGGAAAGCCTTTTGATTCAAGGGGTAATAGACTGCTATTTTGAAGAAGGGGATGGATATGTTTTAGTAGATTATAAATCAGATTATGTAACAACTGAACAAAAGGAAGAAATTGTAGAGAAATATAAGATTCAAGTGGAACTTTATAAGCAAGCTTTGGAAAAAATAACAAAAAAAACAGTGAAAGAAAGTTATCTTTATCTATTCCATTTGAATGAAGAAGTAAAAATATAA
- a CDS encoding GNAT family N-acetyltransferase gives MIENLIVRECQSKDEDSYVKLNLDFMKIVKEEHPYWESLKTPSEEEFKKTFREALGSERIMIIVAEVNNEVVAYANVWSVYSIWSRGKALTVDDLYVSSSCRNNGIGKKIIEYLFEYAKNNDYKRVQLHAEMDNEKAHKLYRAFGFSEKEMLYFMRKLGC, from the coding sequence ATGATTGAAAATTTAATTGTTAGAGAATGTCAATCAAAGGATGAAGATTCATATGTAAAATTAAACTTGGATTTTATGAAAATTGTTAAGGAGGAACATCCCTATTGGGAAAGTTTAAAAACGCCATCAGAAGAAGAGTTTAAAAAAACATTTAGAGAAGCTTTAGGGTCTGAACGTATTATGATTATTGTTGCTGAGGTGAATAATGAAGTAGTGGCATATGCTAATGTGTGGAGTGTATATAGTATTTGGTCTAGAGGTAAGGCGTTGACTGTTGATGATTTATATGTAAGCTCTTCTTGTAGAAACAATGGAATTGGTAAAAAAATAATAGAGTATTTATTTGAATATGCAAAGAATAATGATTATAAAAGAGTACAATTACATGCAGAAATGGATAATGAAAAAGCCCATAAGTTATATAGAGCCTTTGGATTTAGTGAAAAAGAAATGTTATACTTTATGAGAAAATTAGGATGTTAA
- a CDS encoding WG repeat-containing protein, producing MIKLDDKYGFINKEGKLIIKAEYDKVRSFSEGLAPVKINGRWGYIDKNGEKIL from the coding sequence ATTATAAAATTAGATGATAAATATGGATTTATCAATAAAGAAGGTAAATTAATCATAAAGGCAGAATATGATAAAGTAAGATCTTTTTCAGAAGGTCTTGCTCCTGTGAAAATCAATGGGAGATGGGGATATATAGATAAGAATGGAGAAAAAATTTTATAA
- a CDS encoding DUF421 domain-containing protein, which translates to MIIVIRTILALMFLFIATKILTKRSLAKLTYFDYLAMATLGTLAGNLAFNVKVKIIDFIISMTVVTLMVYLASYISLKSKSLRKYLAGEPTILIKNGKILENNMSKLKYSYDYLIQQLRQEKVFDISHVEFAILESNGELSIQLKSQNRPVTPKDLNIHTSYEGIATEIILDGKLIENNIRLNNITKDWIDNELKKRGIEDIKEVAFAALATNGNLYVDLYRDEFI; encoded by the coding sequence TTGATAATTGTAATTCGGACAATTTTAGCACTTATGTTTCTTTTTATAGCTACAAAAATATTAACGAAAAGAAGCTTAGCTAAATTAACTTATTTTGATTATCTTGCTATGGCAACGCTAGGAACTTTAGCTGGTAATTTAGCATTTAATGTGAAAGTAAAGATTATAGATTTTATTATTTCCATGACAGTAGTTACGCTAATGGTTTATTTAGCATCTTATATTTCTTTGAAATCTAAATCATTACGTAAATATTTGGCTGGAGAGCCGACTATTTTAATTAAGAATGGGAAGATTTTAGAAAATAATATGTCTAAATTAAAATATTCTTATGACTATTTGATTCAACAACTTCGACAAGAAAAAGTTTTTGATATTAGCCATGTTGAATTTGCAATTCTTGAATCGAATGGTGAATTAAGTATTCAGTTAAAGTCTCAAAATCGACCAGTTACACCAAAGGATCTTAATATACATACCAGTTATGAAGGGATTGCTACAGAGATTATTTTAGATGGAAAATTAATAGAAAATAATATTAGGTTAAATAATATAACAAAAGATTGGATTGATAATGAACTAAAGAAAAGAGGTATTGAAGATATAAAGGAAGTAGCATTTGCAGCATTAGCTACAAATGGGAATTTGTATGTAGATTTATATCGAGATGAATTTATTTAA
- a CDS encoding GNAT family N-acetyltransferase: MNINRHILYDLKKDTIKNINMINFIKNYPIDFVEKIGQSILIKGKSDENWVYISSSSKEEFETLLKKCDDEGYFAVMEDWMIPYIVKDKKIDWQLSCMKLFFPKEKELSKNKYKMIQLSINDAEYIYNHSHYKEYTSIDYIKTRIEKGIALGIYENEKLIAWIMTHDDGAIGFLHVLEEYRNKGYGYYLIGALIQKLREIGEIPFVHIEEDNVKSMNLAIKIGFMKDRRVHWIKRS, encoded by the coding sequence CAATATGATTAATTTCATTAAAAATTATCCAATTGACTTTGTAGAAAAGATAGGGCAGTCCATACTGATAAAGGGTAAAAGCGATGAAAATTGGGTTTATATAAGTAGTTCCTCAAAAGAGGAATTTGAAACATTACTGAAAAAATGTGATGATGAAGGCTATTTTGCAGTGATGGAAGATTGGATGATTCCTTATATAGTTAAAGATAAAAAAATAGATTGGCAGTTATCTTGTATGAAATTATTTTTTCCTAAAGAAAAGGAATTATCTAAAAATAAATATAAAATGATTCAATTATCAATAAATGATGCAGAATATATTTATAATCATTCTCACTATAAAGAGTATACATCAATTGATTATATAAAGACCAGAATAGAAAAAGGAATAGCTCTGGGAATTTATGAAAATGAGAAATTAATTGCTTGGATTATGACCCATGATGATGGTGCTATTGGATTTTTACATGTTCTTGAAGAATATAGAAATAAGGGATATGGCTATTATCTAATAGGAGCTCTGATTCAAAAGTTGAGAGAAATTGGAGAAATTCCATTTGTTCATATTGAAGAAGATAATGTAAAATCTATGAACTTAGCCATTAAAATTGGATTTATGAAAGATAGAAGAGTTCATTGGATCAAGAGAAGCTGA